GAGTGTAGGCCAGCTTCGTCTGCGAGCCGTTCTGGAGCGTGCGGACCGTCTCGCGGGACAGCGGATCGAAGTCGTACTTCGTGACGCCCGTGCCGTCGGAGCGCTGCTCCAGGTTGCCGTCGCCGTCGTACTCGTAGGTGACGGTGGCGTAGTTGGAGCTGTCGACCTTCTTGATCCGGTCACGGTTGTCGTAGGTGTAGGTGATCGTGACGCCGCGGCCGTCCTGTGCGTTCGTCAGCCGTCCGAGTTCGTCATAGTGGTAGGTGGTGACGCCAAGCGGTACCGGTGGGGTGACGCGGTCGAGGTTGCCCTTGGCGTCGTAGCGGAACGAGGTCGAGACGGACTTGGTGTCGCTGAGTTTCGTGGTCGCTTTGCAGCGCTGCCCTTCGAAGCCGCCGCAGGTGGGCGTGGCCGGGTTGTAGTCGAAGGACTGGTTGCCGCCCGCGGTGCCGGTGACCGCGACGGACCTGGTGTTGCCGGCCGTGTCGTAGGTGTAGTCCGTCTTCTCGTCGTCAGCGTTCGTCGATGTCCTCGGCAGATCGGTGCCGGCCACGGTCTGGTAGCCGGCCGTGGCGGTCGCGCCGGTGGGCAGCTTGGCCGAGGTCGGGTTGTTGCGGCTGTCCCAGCCGTAGTCCGTGACGTTCGCGCCCGTACCTCCGACGCCCATCGCGTCGCTGGAGGTGTCGACGTTGTGGTTGGCGTCGAACGTCTTGGAGCGCTCGTGCCGGAGCGCGTCGGTGACCTTGGTGACGTCCCCGTCGGTGTTGTGCTCGTAGGTGGTGGCGTGCTGCTCGGGGTCGGTGACCGTTGTCGTGCCGGCGTCCGAGGCGCTTGTGGCGCTGTAGGCATAGGTGTAGGTGGGGCCGGTGTGGCCCGAGCCGTTGGTGTCCGTGGCCCGCAGCATGGAGGTGACGCGGTTCTCGGCGTCGTAGGTGAAGGTGGTGACGCGCCCCTCGGGCGTGGTGATCTTCACCAGTCGACGGGAGGAGTCATACCCGAACGCGGTGGCCTTGCCCTCGGTGTCCGTGGTCTTGGCGAGGTTGCCCGTCGGGTCGAGGTCGAAGACGGCAGTGCGGTCGGTGTTGTCCTTGGCCTGCCACTGGGAGGCGTTCGTCTTGAGCAGGTCGACCGACCGGCCGGATCGGGTCTCGGTGAGCTTGAACCCCTTGTGCTCACCGCCCTCGTCGTGCTGGGTGACCGCGATGACGCCGTTGTTGCGGTCGGTCACCTTGGTCAGGGTGCCGTTCGCGTCGTAGGTGTCCTTGACGCCCGACTTGCGGTTGGTGAGGGTGTAGGTCCCGTCCGCGTTCTTCTTCAGATCCTTCGAATAGCCTGCGGGCGTCTTGAAGGTGCCGTCGGCGTTCTTGATGAACGTGAGCGTCTCGCCAGTCGTGTCGTAGACCACGACCTCGCCGGCGAAAACCTGCGCGTAGCGTTCGTACTCCTGCCACCAGCGCTGCGAGACCTTCCCGTACGGCGCGTCGAACGAGTTGTAGGTACGGGCGAGCCTGAGCTTCTGCCCCACGCCCGCGATCTCGAAGTCGGTGGCGGCGAGCATCAGATTGCCGGTCGAATAGTCGATCCTGGCCACCAGCGAGTCGGTGATCCGGAAGTCGGAGATCTGATGCCAGGGCACCGCCCCCTGGCCCTCGGGGACGTAGATGAGTGGAGCCGCAACGCGGGCGGCCGCGCCGGGCTGCGCTGCCGCAGCGTCGGCAGCTGTCGAGCGCGATCGGCGCTGCTGCGCCTGGCGCCAGTCGGCCTGTTCCTTGGAAGGCTCGCCCTCCACCTGGGGCTCGACGGGCCGGTTCGTACCGACCTGCA
Above is a window of Streptomyces sp. NBC_01426 DNA encoding:
- a CDS encoding RHS repeat-associated core domain-containing protein, producing the protein MAVAALSLSSMPALALPADGAAPSPSAWGAKATALPVPPVQVGTNRPVEPQVEGEPSKEQADWRQAQQRRSRSTAADAAAAQPGAAARVAAPLIYVPEGQGAVPWHQISDFRITDSLVARIDYSTGNLMLAATDFEIAGVGQKLRLARTYNSFDAPYGKVSQRWWQEYERYAQVFAGEVVVYDTTGETLTFIKNADGTFKTPAGYSKDLKKNADGTYTLTNRKSGVKDTYDANGTLTKVTDRNNGVIAVTQHDEGGEHKGFKLTETRSGRSVDLLKTNASQWQAKDNTDRTAVFDLDPTGNLAKTTDTEGKATAFGYDSSRRLVKITTPEGRVTTFTYDAENRVTSMLRATDTNGSGHTGPTYTYAYSATSASDAGTTTVTDPEQHATTYEHNTDGDVTKVTDALRHERSKTFDANHNVDTSSDAMGVGGTGANVTDYGWDSRNNPTSAKLPTGATATAGYQTVAGTDLPRTSTNADDEKTDYTYDTAGNTRSVAVTGTAGGNQSFDYNPATPTCGGFEGQRCKATTKLSDTKSVSTSFRYDAKGNLDRVTPPVPLGVTTYHYDELGRLTNAQDGRGVTITYTYDNRDRIKKVDSSNYATVTYEYDGDGNLEQRSDGTGVTKYDFDPLSRETVRTLQNGSQTKLAYTPAGNVDYYQDPAGTTDYTWNEVNKLKELKDPTGKVTKYEYNENDLRKKTLYPGGTVQEVTPDKAGRPEKIKATSSKGTLVDLSYSYLNGNKDGAKIRTSSDAVTGLKTTYTYDSAGRFSYAKEEKGSTLNSSWQYCYDQAGNLTSQGVDPGCPRGTTYSLNDAQQITAKDGSTTNWSYDKIGNETAGASTPEGTRTAGKWSDHSQLTSLTVSGKVYDGQYGSTDQSERIKLGDTFFHNGPLGLSAKTTGGVDMGFNREPGGTLNSMTTGGKSYYYLTDALGSVVALADDTGTKTNTYAYSPSGVQRAATSERVSQPYRFAGGYQDPTGLYHFQARYYDPNLGRFTQQDPSGQEKNPYLYAEGDPVNRIDPSGLLGFGSITDGLGYVGDALDVIDIGRDLADGDVTGAAQGAASLSAGVVVGAACEAAIGPSTGFLATAGCAAAGANTAGLVEAWLS